The following are from one region of the Bacillus methanolicus MGA3 genome:
- a CDS encoding DUF3231 family protein, whose translation MGILSDNPQNEPMHYGEVFGVWSYLAGTKGYLAGYQTFINHAGDTDLKKFLEDTIQTMKQEIEQIENLLKVNGIGLPPSPPERPSASLESIPVGARFSDPEIAASVSKDIAAGLVACSQIMGQSIREDIGIMFGQFHITKAQYGVRLLRINKEKGWLIPPPLHVQIPEPTHV comes from the coding sequence ATGGGAATTTTAAGTGATAATCCACAAAATGAACCGATGCACTATGGTGAAGTTTTTGGTGTTTGGAGTTATCTAGCTGGTACAAAAGGTTATTTAGCTGGGTACCAAACATTCATTAACCATGCTGGTGATACTGACCTTAAAAAGTTTCTTGAGGATACTATTCAAACTATGAAGCAAGAAATAGAACAGATTGAAAATTTGTTAAAAGTCAATGGTATTGGTCTACCACCTTCCCCACCTGAAAGACCATCAGCGTCATTAGAAAGTATTCCTGTTGGGGCTAGATTTAGTGACCCTGAAATTGCTGCGTCTGTATCTAAAGATATAGCAGCTGGACTAGTTGCATGCAGTCAAATTATGGGTCAGTCGATAAGAGAAGACATTGGTATAATGTTTGGACAATTCCATATCACAAAAGCACAATATGGAGTAAGATTATTACGGATAAATAAAGAAAAAGGGTGGTTAATTCCTCCACCTCTTCACGTACAAATACCTGAACCTACACACGTATAA
- a CDS encoding WGxxGxxG family protein gives MKKKLSSILCTLTLTMALGIPAHAEDNNNMNRANNNNEVTTRNVTTATDTNDNDTNWEWLGLLGLLGLFGLRRREREAR, from the coding sequence ATGAAGAAAAAATTATCCTCTATATTATGTACTTTGACTTTAACTATGGCTTTAGGCATACCTGCCCATGCTGAAGATAATAATAATATGAATAGAGCTAATAACAATAATGAAGTTACGACACGGAATGTAACTACAGCAACAGACACAAATGATAACGATACCAATTGGGAGTGGCTCGGTTTATTAGGGTTATTAGGTTTGTTTGGTCTTAGAAGAAGAGAAAGAGAAGCTCGGTAA